ATGTCATCATATGCTGTTTTTCTTACCTCAGCCTACACACAACAAGGCCAAACGGCGTTTCCTTTTAACTACGCTACTCGAACTGTGCACAGTCTTGTTAGTCTCCTCTGACTCatacaacaaaattaaaatgtggttGTCCTAATTGACaccagtatttaaaaaaaataggaaCAGTGTGTGTTCTAGACAGGACGAATAGCTTCTCGAAAGTCTAATAATCCCTGCTCTTGTAGTCTAATGTTGGTCAGCTTTATGGACGCGAGGTCTAAAAGGCGTAGTTTTAAAAATAGGGGCAGACACGTGTTTGTAATTAATTATGTTGAGTCTGACTTCAGTGTCATATGGTTATCTTTACTTCTCCACATGCAATCAGAAACAAGACAGCCATTTGCAGAGTAACAAAGAGCAGAGTATGTAACACTGGGTGAACGCAGGACTTCATGCGTGTTTCTGCtcaatgaacatttttaaaagaagctGACAACCACCAGAATGTTTTCTTAATGCCTTAAAACAGCAACACTGGGGAGACAGGTGAGTACAAcctcaagaaaagaaaaaaaaaaaaaaaattcaactgTGCTTGGAAAATCACAACATGTCTGGTATGTATGCAAGAGGCTCACGTAAGGAAATGAAAATCATTGCTTTTTTACACAAAGTGTAAATCTGCCCATCTTATTAACCACATCTGCATTGTAAAAGACAGGTACAGCCATGCAGGATTGTCAAAGGTGAGCAATTACATAGAAATGTTATGGGTGAAGATGAGGAACAAACATGGGAAAGGGTgtaaagaaaaggaggagagagggactTCGCCACTAAAGATTTACGATCAACGTGGTGCAGAGAATCCAGGTGAAGGGTGGCTCTGTTGCTTAGCTACCAGCAACACACGCAGCACATGTTACAAGTTGTCAAGTCTGAAACAAACATAAGCACACAGCACGCCATTGCAGAAAGGACAGGTTACGCACTTATAGTTCCATCAGTCTGCAAGCTGCAGTAGTTAGTCTATCACCACAGGCCCCTGGGCAAAAAAACAGGAGCCTTTGCATTTTGGCAGACAAACTGACATTAATGATGACTGTCAAATGCCAACGTGGCTCAATGTAAGCAACTACCAGATGAGAATAAGATGGGTCTCTCAGAGATCAGCCACTAGCCCCAAGGCTGTgcaacaggtgtgtgtgtgtttttgcatttgtgtgagtgtgcataTTTGTGTAGGAGATAGACTGGCAGGACAAAATGTGGCTCCAGATATGCAGCCACATTTGAATTTCTTAAGCTTGTTGTTTTAGCCTGCACTGAAGCTACACTCATGCACTGACTTCCCAGCACAGACAGCAAAAAGACTGACACCTGGTTGGCCAATACAGCTTCTCAAATAACAAAGTGCTCCAATGGgggaaagatgaagaaaaaggtGATATGCTTATATCAATGCCAAGCttactgagaacacacacacgcaactACACAACCGTACAGAACACGCACGCATGgacgggcacacacacacacacaaccatacagaacacacacacgcacgcacacacacacacagaggttttaaaaaaaaaattttttatttaactgtaGATGTaatcattttacacacattttgctagtatttaaatcaaattaacaatttttttccaataaaaatgtacaatttcaCACTAGTCCAATTTAAAAGAGGTGTATAAAATATCAGTCATACACAAAGAATCATAACAACAGGCCTCAACAATATtagtgtataaaaaaaacaaacaccctAATTCTTATTAAAAATTATTAGGCACTATCACagctgtttggtttgtctgaaAATTCTGTATTATGGGTCTGGTCATTGTATATATTTGGAATTATGTATATGTGATGTGAAAGAAGTATACATATAGATAGCAGGTACAAAATGTGTACTTCCATGGCTGTAGCGGGTGTATGTACTGGCAGAACAGGCAGATTAAGATCTGAGATATATTTGTCTGTCCAGTAGAGGTCTGGACAGGTTGAAGTTTTGTCACTGGCTGGAAtgcaatataataaaaatattttgtatacTTAGGTGTTCTATAATAGATCTAAAGCTgagttcttttttgtttgtcatttaaaaCATGCTTTCAATCCACTtgtgatattttatttgatCTTATCATTAAAGCTAAAAAACGTAACATTGAGTATTTCTACCCCAAAACGATGTGTTTATGACTAAACAAAGCAACAACTAGAGTCaattctaattaaaaaaatgtttaggcTTTGAGTCTAGCATAAACATATAATCTGCCTGATTAAGACTGAGTCTGACCAACATGAGCAAACCACAACTCAACTGTTATTAGGCTGATTAAAATATTGCTTACTTCTCCACTTAAGACTTTTACTTTTCCCCCAAGTGAGCACCATCCACTTTAAACCAgtgagaagagcagagagaaaatgacaaaaatctaTCAAGTAACCAAAGTATTTGAAAGAAAATCATATATGCATGTAGAGCACCAGTATCCAAAGTAAGAAGCTGACTGACAAAATAGCATCAATGGCCTTTAAAACCTGTTGATCCAATGTTAAAACccagttttatattaaaaatatatatgccAACTGTCAAATATTGCTGCTGTTTAAAATTCCtgagaaaatgatttaaatgaagaTGTGGGTTTCTTtttagaaaactgttttttctaAGATAAGTTGAAATGATGAGTTAGTATTTTTGCAGAGTAGTGCTCAGTTTTTAAggtaaacaaactgaaagaaaaagttttttggTCATGTTACCGATATCAGGTAACATTACTAGCAATGTGGCACACTTTTTGTTACCAGTTCTTCTGCAACCACCCAGACACATATTCATAGACCAGCAGCATCACTGCTCCACCTGTAATAGAACATAGAAGCCACAGTGAATAAACCCACATGTCCATGGTAGTGATTAAGTAGAACAATCTATCCAGCCAATGTAAGCTGATAGTTAGCGTCATGTGACCTAAAATGCAGTTTCAGAGGCCCAGCAAGTTAGGTTTCTAAGGAACACATTATAGATATACAATTTTTCCTGccacataaaaatacagatgtaAAGTACATAGAAATATAATTAATCTCAAGACCTATTGCAACAAAAACTATATATCAAGTtcaaactaaacattttttatctttaacATAATCTGAGgttataaacatattttatttacctGGTCCAAGCCTCATTATCTTGGGCACCAACCCTTTATATAATGCCAAATACCTataaaaaagaaaccaaacattaaacaaacaccAAATAACCATAACTGTAATCCagaatatgtaaatattatgAAGATTTCAGTTTGAGTAGAGAATATATTTATACTTGCATTCACTTTACAATATCTCCTGTATTTACTGCTACTTTACTATACAGCCTTTATTTACCAACTGCAAGATTAAAGTGGCGCACAGATACACACTTACATACGTAAAACTTTAAATGCATGACTTACTTGTAAGAGAGTATTTCTGTACTGTGGTAGCactatttttactgtaaaattaaTACTTCTCCCACATATTCCTACAATTGGTATGTGTGCCTGTGGacatttatgtgtatataaagACTGGAATGAATGAGGTCTTGCCTCTCTGTCTTCTGGTCTGCCTGTCTCTCACCAGTCAGGTACATAGTTGTAAGTCTAAGGGCCAGCATTGATGAGTACCTGCCCCTTAATGCATTCAAGGTGATCAGCAGCTCCCTGCCTCCGCCTCGTGCTCCCTGTCCCGCTCCCTGCCCCCGCCACTGATGGCGTTAATAAGGCTCGACCCACTTCCTCCCTGGCCCTCTGTCTGATTAGATTGACCCGTGGAGCGCCGCGCGGCTCGTTAGGGTCTGCTTAACGACATCTCCCATAGGGACCACTAATTAGCTGGGACTGTGTTGTGTTAGAGCAGGGACTGGATGTGGCGGAGGGGGCACCCTCCACGCACCCCTGCGACGACAGTGTTTCAGTACCGTTCTTGCTGTAGCCCCCAAGGCTCCTGCGTCCACTAACTACAAACATCTCCCTGCCCCTTGTCTAGCAGAGCTCCATGGGGGAAAGTAGAAAGCCTGGGGCATTTGCTAACATAACATAAATCTTTCCTTGAAGCTTCCATTTAGTGTTGTCATTCTCAGAGGCTTGAAAATATGTTAACATTCACTGTACAACTGACACTCTGCAGAAATGTATGATCACACGTGGGTAATACTGCCCAGAATCTAACATCACTATTCGGTTTCCAATCACCGGATCACAGCTTTGCATCAAGCTATTCATGGACTTCCCGTGTAGTTAGTCTAGGAAACCTACACCACACAATCAAGTGCTGCTAACATGTAGCTGCAGTTGGTTGCTGACAGCCAGGTTGGAAAATAACTATCAATTGCTTAGAAAGCAGACAAAGTGGCTCTTTAATCCTTGGATGCATAAATGACACACTGTCATTTGTGTATCCTTGTTCATACCCCTCCTCTCGGTACACCAGTGCCATGGTCTGGAAACAGGTGCGGTACTTGATCTCTCCTGGCACTGGCTGGGGGCCTTGAATGCGGCTTTTGGCTACGTCAAAGGGAATGTTCACACATGAAGAGATGGTCCCAGACACCAAACCAATAGTAAACTTCCTCAAGAACTCAAGGGTGGGGTCCTGGTAAAGAAAAGCAGATTCAGGATTTAAATAAAGTGTCAACAGGCCCAATTTTACTGGAAACACTTCTAGTGTGGGCACCAGGTGTTTAACCTGGTggcacaaaacataaataaagataaagtaGCGGCACAAAGTTGACAAAATAGATAGCGGGTcattatgtgtatatatatttgagAGCAAGTGAGTGAGGGAGACCAGGAGGGGGCTTGTCCATATGATTGCAAAGCTGGCATGAAAGCCCTGATCATTTTATGGTAGCGGGGGGCAGATTAGTGCTTCCTGACTGTTGTGCAGTGATTTGATTGGCTGAGCAGAAGCACATGTTCTTTGGGGAGCCAAGACAGAGGATTTATAAACAGGGTTCATGCAGGCAGACTGGGGAGGCATATGGGGACAATTTGGGTAATTGGGCTGTGACTCGGCACAGGGGTATTACTGTACCAAAGAAGCCCAGACTCAGAGAGCTCTGACAGCTAATTGGCCAGGATATTTTTACAAATGACAGCAGCCTCTCTGGTCCAGGCCTTTCTCAAGTGGCTGGACACCCTGAGAGCTGAGGTAAATCAACAGCTAATCCCTCTTCTACTTTTTTGTGGGATGTGGGGATACCTATAGCCTAAGTACACCCAACAACCCACTTCCTAACAGCCTTAGAAAAACATCTACTCACATATAGACTTGAAAGAAGTGTGCTATTTGTCTCCTCTGTCCtatttaaaatgtgatatgAGAGAAGCCTGAGCGTGGCCAGCTGAATTTGACTATGGACATGTTTGAGTTGCAAGCTCATTTCTCATGTTGCAGACAAAAGGGCTTTGGAGGGATGCCACTCTCAGCTCAGCCTGTAAGCTGCGAGAGGCCACAATATTTATCCAATGCTGCCTCAACAATGGCGGTCGTTAGCGTCTCACAAACAGGATCATTCCAAGTCCATGCTGATGGATCCTTCCCAAAAGCAATGGCCGCAATCTAAGAAGAGAGCTATTTGAGGCACCCAGCCACATAATTATCATTCACAGAAGATGACCACTTAGTTCTCTGTACATCACGCGTCACtggaaaaatgttgaaaatatagTAGGGCCAGTACTCCCACTGTAAACCTCCTTTTGAAAATAGTACTGTTGTCTGCTTCCAATTAGTTCATTGGAGTTAATCTAATGCTGCAGTTTGTACATGTGGAACTGGCGGATGGTAATGTTTCCATTAAACAAAATTAACTTTTGTTTAGGCCATCAGGCCCTGCCGGATGTGTAATCTGAGACTTTGAGGATGTTATGAAGAGCAAACAGAAGAGGTATTAGTGGCGCTGATCTTACAAGCTTCTCTCTGATTTTCGCTTCCTTCTTGCCATGGTAGTCGGGCTAATTAATTACAGTGTCAAACACTTGCTATTCCCCACTGGCAAGGTGGCTGGGATTCATGTATATCAAAGAACTTGAGGTTAGGAAAAATTGTAGTGTAGTCAAGGTTACAAGCACCAAAGCTAAAGTGGCTTTTCTGTCACTTCGCTTTGGGGTTTGAATTTGTGGTCAAACCCAGAACAGGAGGTCAGAGTGTGATCATAGATTTTGACTGGCATAATTACCGTGCTGGTAGGGATAGcatctttcacattaaaatagaAGCCAAAGTAGATCATGTTGAAAACGCCGTGGCGTCCCAGTGTCGATGTTAATCCTTTATTCAGACCCTTGAGCCCAAAGCCGTCTGACTTAATGATAAGTCTGGCTTGAGCGAAGGAAGACGGTTGCTGTATTAGAGAGAGGGAATTCAAAAGGACATGTCAAAGGCTGACATGAAACCACTGGGCCTCTAAAGAAATGTGCACATTACAAACACTTAAGTAAAGacagtattttatttctattaacCTCTTTGAAGGAATCTCTGTTGGCCTGGAGACTGACTTTCACCACTTCGAACGGATTGACGACAACAGCCTCAGTCAAGCCTGCACCAAGCCCTGCTGCAGACAGTGCCTGGTGGGGAGATGGACATGATTTAGGACTGAGAATGTGAAGATAATATTTGGGTAAAGACAGTGGAGAAAAGACAGGGAGGAAGACTGCCAACTTGCTCAGGCCATAGGAGTGTAAGGCCAATTTGTGGTCGCATTTTCAGAAACTTGTTTCCCAAGTCTCTGAGTTGTTTGAAATGGACATGTCAGCCCTGCCACTGTTGTTGTTTGACAAATGTTAAAGACACACAAGACACCTGCTTTTGTTATCATTTGCCTAAATATAAGATGACAGACAGGAGGAAAGGAAGCTGAACAAAATGACGAAATTAGAAAtgtgtacaaaataaaaagccGTTTGCAATTCATtgaggcagaaaaataaatgcaaggaagtcaaacaaaacacagaattaTCAATTATTTTCTAATAATAACAAGATGTAATAAACACACTAGGTTTTAGTAATGTATACCCTGACATGTAATTAGCAGTGGAGGTTGCGACAGGACATGCATTTGCATGAGgttgtatatgtctgtgtgtgactgtgtgctTGTGTACTCTGAAGTGTAATGGGAACATGTCAAGAATGTGTCTGTAGTTCATTACTCTTCTTGCCTCTTTATCCTGCTGTCAGAGCCCCAGGACCCATCCTCTCAGACATGCCTAGTGATGTTTACACAGCCAGTCAGCCACATTTTAATTCCTTATTTGTATTattactgtgtgtgtcctcaTTAATCAGAGTGAAGGCATTCAGCTGTGCCATGCTAAATAGGAGAGCGAGAGAGCACCATTCAGCCCAATCTGTAATTCTCTCACACTAATGATCTGATGTGATTACAGTACTTGAGATTGGAGGCActtgaagaagaggaagaaggagataatgtgaaggaggcagaggaggaggggaagagagcATGATGGATGAGACAGGTAAAGATTTCACCACCAATAGCTGCAAAAACAAGCTGGGGATATGTGCTGTGCTGGGGCTGCCCTTGCACTAAGCTACAGGTAAGTCATCCATCATTCTTGACACCTGGCTGCCACCTGAATAGGTGGTGTGTAGTGACCATAGCCCAGCAACATGAATCTGTCTGGCTTAAAACTCTGACTCAATATAAGACAAAGATTAGTCAAGAAGGTTGAAACCACTTTTACATCCTCTGGTGCTGAAAGCCCAGAATTAACAACTGCTAAGCAAATATACAGTAGAGCctgtttatatgtattttattatctTGGCTTTACTTTTGGTTTAAGTAGCGTTTATAATATTTCAGATCTTTGCATTTTTAGTAAAAATCATGCATTTTGAAACATCATGAAGCATTTTACTTATACCAATCACATAATTACATAGAAATTCAATGCACTTTATATTGCACAGACATAGTTTATCTGATGTAGATTTAAAAACCTGATATTAAATACAGGCAGACACTGTATGGATAAGGCATAAACCCTGAACTGGTTGCCCTTGACCAATTTCATTGTCAGACCAGTTGTTTGCGGTGCAGGTTAGAGGGGTTATGGTGTCAGTTGCCTGAGCGATCAGCAATCTGGCTGTTTGACAGTCACATGAATTTCTGGCATTTAAGATTTTCATCGGTTCCACAGTCTGATTTCCCAAATGGCTGCTGTGTGAAGATTAGTGGATTAACTGTAGTGAGTTTGTTTTATTACTATTGAAGTGGCATATTACATGTTAAAGATAAAACAGTGCTGTGGTATAAAACCGAACATGACAacatgtttttctgcctttcttcgtactttatgttttttagcacaatgacacaaagtaatgctgcctttctctctttttgccCACAGTGCTAAGTACACAGTCATCTTGTTTGAATAAGCTTTATTGAAATTGTCAGTGGACAAAACCAACCAGTTCTATAGTTACAGTATCTGCCCAGTTTTGAGTCTGTATTTTAATCACAGAAGTTGCTGTCAGTTCAAATCCAGTGCgatgaattaaataaataaatatcaaaacGGTCCCagaccagtaaaaaaaaacaaaaaaacaaaactttgaaaCTTAGTTTCACAtgagtgtgtaaatgttttaagaTGACCACATTTGAATGTCTTAGTTTCATGCAGCTTTCCTCCtgctttcatattttctttgtgcTAATCACCAAATATTTTCTCACACTGGAagccaataaaacaaaacattggcTGTGTAATAAAAATGGTTCACAGTTACACAGGCTTCACACAAAGCAGTACCAACCAAACGTCTGTAAAATCTTTGAAGCTTACATATACAACAAATGCTCAGGCACAGAAATTAAGCCATATGTGCCAAGCTGCTTAGCAAAGGTCCAACTGATCTCTGTTTTCCAACTGCACCCCAGTCACTAATCAGTGGTCTATTTCAACAGTACACTTTATAAATCAAGTTCCTAAACTACAGCCCCACAACACGATCATGCCCAGTTGTGTGCTGTATGCATGGCTCAATCCATTTGTTCAGGCAAGGATAGCACAGTTTTAGAACTACACAATTTATGCTGAATTGCACCCGACTAGTTGTTCTTATTGTACCCTCTATGATATAcctaaaaacatcaaatatgtcATATGTATACCAATTTCACAATAGTAAACTCACAAACctgtcaaaaatgtcaaatgagcAATAAATCTTCTGAATGTACTCATGCATTACCTGTATTTATATAtgaaacagcagtgaaaagTGTACGTTGACAGGCaagtttacatttacattaattcATTTGACTTGGCAATTGTCTTTGTTTTACCAGCCTTTGGCAGGTGAACTGAAACGTTCATATTTGACACTGGGTGTCAACGCTCTTCCTGcctgtgcacgtgtgtgtgtttgttttccaggtgAGAGTGTATTcaggtgtttctgtgttgaATACTCACAACTCCAGGAGACAAAGGGGTCATCTTCAGCAGTTTCTTGTATTGCTCAAAGGTGAAAAACTGAAGAGGAAAGACTGGGATAAATGTTCTGCCAGAAAGTCACAGTGCATAAACTGACATctcaacacacatgcacgtgcatATAAGTACACTCTAGTGTACACACTAGTAAAAGTAGTTATTTTAAAAGCAGTCCAGAGGAAAGAGGAACCTGAGTGGGAATTTTGTTAGCTCAATAAGCATGTATAAATTAAGCTTCATATTTACACCAATTTTAGACCTCAGtgtcaagaagaagaagaagagtctAATGCACACTCACAAGCAGACACATCTAGTGATTTGTTTATCTGAGCAGAGGGCAAAATGCCAGAAGAGGCGTTTTAATCTGAGCTTTAATTTGCTTTAATTCTTTACTCCAGACATTTCTCACCATCAGGCAGCTTTGTTCGCTGTGTGAGCGATTACCCCATCTTCTCAGTGTGAGTGCTTATTTTTAAAGTTCAcacatcctcctctccagcatcTCATTACAGAGCAGCTCTATACCAGCCATCAGGCCGCCTCTGCACCCCTCTACCAGCTCCCACCACCGTCACCCCATTACATGTTAGCGTGCAGCTGAGTTGCCAAGTCTCCCTACTAATGAATATCAAAAGATCAGGTTCAGGGGAAGGTTTGCTGTAAATGCTTGTAAGTCAATATTTGGTAGGCTAACAGAGCAAATAGGAGTGGCAGAGGAGGCTGACATGACGAATGGTATCATGTGTTTAATCAACATGTGTGTACCATGTTGGAGCAACTGTGGTTGGAGTGTTTTCATACGGCAGTAGAGCAGTTCTTAGTAAAACCAGAGGCTGAGGGTTGTGTTACAGCCCAGAATGCTTTGCAGCTTTCTATGAACAAACATGTACATCCTTTATCTCACCTTGACTGCTCTCTTTGGGGTCTCTGCCAGAATCGGAGGCAGGATTCCTTTGTAGAAGCCAAAGAtgctgaagaaagagaaaataaaatgttacacatAGTAATCTGATGACTGTTACTGTTGCATAACGTTTGACGTGTCAGGTTCCACCAAATACTTTAATCAAACAAGATGTAGTCAAGAGCTGAACAGCCAGTTGATCCGGTGTCAGAAAATTAATCATCAAAACTGCCAAACATTACCCTGTTCTAACATTTCAGTGGAGAAGATTTACTGCTGTTCTGTGCCATATGCATGGATGGATTAGTTAACGGGCCTCCTTCGCCCATGGGAATTTAATCAAATGACTACAAAACAAccataaacaaaataaaccaagaaaaaaagtgatgtaaaattacataaaactgttgaaacacaaactgactaaacagaaaatataaccccaaacacaaaaaacagacaaaacaagtgaaaattGATTCAAAATGACCATGAAGTTACAaacaattgtttaaaaaatagtaaaaatagacaagccaaacacaaacactaaattATAAAAACTATTATCCTTGCAGACAAATCTGACCTTCTTGAAGATTATAAATGTTGAATTATACTGTAGCATACTGACagatgtttctaatattttgccAATCCTATATAAATCAGTGAGGGTAGGCTAAATAGCAGGAACACCTCTGTATAACAGAACCACATCTTCCATAATAATTATATGGTTGAATCAGCACTTCGCAA
The nucleotide sequence above comes from Mastacembelus armatus chromosome 22, fMasArm1.2, whole genome shotgun sequence. Encoded proteins:
- the slc25a21 gene encoding mitochondrial 2-oxodicarboxylate carrier codes for the protein MATKKPQTMVREASHQIIAGGSAGLVEICLMHPLDVVKTRFQIQRGTGDPNSYKSLGDCFRTIFRNEGIFGFYKGILPPILAETPKRAVKFFTFEQYKKLLKMTPLSPGVALSAAGLGAGLTEAVVVNPFEVVKVSLQANRDSFKEQPSSFAQARLIIKSDGFGLKGLNKGLTSTLGRHGVFNMIYFGFYFNVKDAIPTSTDPTLEFLRKFTIGLVSGTISSCVNIPFDVAKSRIQGPQPVPGEIKYRTCFQTMALVYREEGYLALYKGLVPKIMRLGPGGAVMLLVYEYVSGWLQKNW